A genomic window from Populus alba chromosome 19, ASM523922v2, whole genome shotgun sequence includes:
- the LOC118027811 gene encoding blue copper protein 1a — translation MASYQLIALALVTIFLPTLTMAAEHVVGDDQGWTVNFNCTTWASGKVFHVGDTLVFNYTPPHNLFKVDGAGFKDRAATGEPMASGNDIITLTSPGKKWCICGYGKHCSELGQKLVINVEAETPEPNAAYGLAASGYQIFAAAVAVVVMIAA, via the exons ATGGCTTCTTATCAGCTTATTGCCCTGGCCCTTGTCACGATTTTTCTTCCCACGCTCACCATGGCAGCCGAGCACGTTGTTGGTGATGACCAAGGGTGGACCGTCAATTTTAACTGCACAACTTGGGCTAGTGGCAAAGTATTTCATGTTGGTGATACACTAG TGTTCAACTACACGCCACCACACAATCTCTTCAAGGTGGACGGCGCCGGCTTTAAGGACCGTGCAGCAACAGGAGAACCCATGGCCAGCGGAAACGACATAATAACACTAACCAGCCCAGGAAAGAAGTGGTGTATATGTGGCTATGGCAAACATTGTTCTGAGCTTGGCCAGAAGCTAGTCATCAATGTAGAGGCTGAAACTCCAGAACCTAATGCTGCTTATGGACTTGCTGCTTCCGGCTATCAGATTTTTGCGGCAGCGGTGGCTGTCGTGGTGATGATCGCGGCATGA